The following coding sequences are from one Triticum aestivum cultivar Chinese Spring chromosome 5A, IWGSC CS RefSeq v2.1, whole genome shotgun sequence window:
- the LOC123101866 gene encoding uncharacterized protein, translating into MAAVALPPAKPPSISSTTMTTTTTTTATAADGTTTTTLIASAAGGTTAITTTTTIKTTSAADGTTTITTTTITTTAPPTTSAVATTTVSSLGQDQLVEIFLRLPNLPALIRAALTCRSWLGAVRSSPSFRRLFRVLHRTPPIGLFLNIDGAATPSFVPLRRSDPEVTAALRRGDFFLTSLPVKAGTLTTWGVMDCRDGYILLWNKLDRPSVDKPSVAVVNPMTWAVDIIPLPGNVKAGKRRNFAFLGFHLLCSDEKPSSFGVVCVCGDKLRVRLAVFSSETWDWVVHPWVEIYGRKNLKFGSGTLVDGSVYWPFHGEGRMIRIDTATMDITSVDLPPQVTVEGCNFMAGETKDAQLCIVYASDDFALHVWTRGVDGDGIEIWVPQKTIGLSEIDRITMDLEGDLEVVQVRSGCVYLSTTCMTPVGTFRCWFFSLSLETMELELLVEGCFDGGACPYIMAWPPCLVGDDGSIGHEVEGSQ; encoded by the coding sequence ATGGCGGCAGTGGCTTTGCCACCAGCTAAACCTCCGTCGATCTCGTCCACGACcatgaccaccaccaccaccaccaccgctacCGCCGCCGACGGAACCACCACCACAACCCTAATCGCCTCCGCCGCCGGTGGCACCACTGCCATCACAACCACCACCACGATCAAAACCACCTCCGCCGCCGATGGCACCACCACCATCACAACCACAACCATCACCACCACCGCACCACCAACCACCTCTGCTGTCGCCACCACCACCGTATCCTCCCTCGGACAGGACCAGCTTGTCGAGATCTTCCTCCGCCTGCCCAACCTGCCGGCCCTCATCCGCGCCGCGCTCACCTGCCGCTCCTGGCTCGGCGCCGTCCGCTCCTCCCCGTCCTTCCGCCGCCTCTTCCGCGTCCTCCACCGGACGCCCCCCATCGGCCTCTTCCTCAACATCGACGGCGCTGCCACCCCCTCCTTCGTCCCCCTCCGCCGCTCAGATCCGGAGGtcaccgccgccctccgccgcggcgacttcttcctcacctccctccCAGTGAAGGCCGGCACGTTAACGACCTGGGGTGTCATGGACTGCCGCGACGGTTACATCCTCCTATGGAACAAGCTCGATAGGCCGTCAGTGGACAAGCCCTCCGTCGCCGTCGTGAACCCCATGACCTGGGCCGTGGACATCATCCCGTTGCCCGGCAATGTCAAGGCTGGGAAACGTCGCAATTTCGCCTTCCTTGGTTTCCACCTGCTGTGCTCCGATGAGAAGCCCTCGTCCTTCGGCGTCGTCTGTGTCTGCGGGGATAAGCTAAGGGTTCGTCTCGCCGTCTTCTCGTCCGAGACGTGGGATTGGGTTGTCCACCCGTGGGTGGAAATCTATGGACGCAAGAATCTAAAGTTTGGTTCTGGCACACTCGTGGATGGGTCTGTTTACTGGCCTTTCCATGGCGAAGGGCGCATGATAAGGATCGACACTGCGACCATGGATATCACATCTGTGGATCTACCCCCGCAGGTGACGGTGGAGGGGTGCAATTTCATGGCTGGGGAGACCAAGGATGCCCAACTCTGCATTGTCTATGCATCTGATGATTTTGCTCTTCATGTTTGGACCCGCGGTGTGGATGGTGATGGGATTGAGATTTGGGTGCCGCAGAAGACAATTGGTCTGAGTGAAATTGATAGGATCACTATGGACCTGGAGGGCGACCTCGAAGTCGTGCAGGTTAGGTCTGGATGCGTGTACTTGTCCACAACATGCATGACACCCGTTGGTACATTCCGCTGCTGGTTCTTCTCCCTTTCACTGGAGACAATGGAGCTTGAGTTACTGGTCGAGGGATGCTTTGATGGGGGTGCCTGTCCGTATATTATGGCCTGGCCTCCTTGTTTGGTTGGTGATGATGGGAGCATCGGACATGAAGTTGAAGGTTCTCAATGA